A window of the Pseudomonas fluorescens genome harbors these coding sequences:
- a CDS encoding alpha/beta hydrolase family protein, whose translation MKNAFGLLLLICLSASANADENPIGFRSATLADAHNERSLDMVVWYPAKTTAPAQLIADDAVFVGTSAVREAPPTAGDHPLLVLSHGFRGNWSNQAWLASALARQGYIVAAVNHPGTTTHDRSPKAAAQLWQRPVDISRVIDAVTAQPEQFGAVSKGRIAVAGHSLGGWTALEIAGTRFDPERFAEDCAVHQKLASCSVYKTINVADTPESKSRISADLSDKRVSAIVSLDLGLSRGMTDASLAALPVPALVIGAGVPSEDLPAQLESANLAKRLPSSTSQYVEISDASHFSFMSLCKPGAVSLLEEDSPGDGIICADGGARSREVIQQQVVALIDGFLSRSAQN comes from the coding sequence ATGAAAAACGCTTTCGGCCTGCTGCTTCTGATCTGCCTTTCGGCCAGCGCAAACGCTGACGAAAACCCCATCGGTTTCCGCTCCGCCACGCTGGCGGACGCGCACAACGAGCGCTCGCTGGACATGGTCGTCTGGTATCCCGCCAAGACCACCGCTCCCGCGCAATTGATCGCCGACGACGCGGTGTTCGTCGGGACTTCGGCGGTGCGCGAGGCGCCGCCAACGGCGGGCGATCATCCATTGCTGGTGCTGTCCCACGGTTTCAGGGGCAACTGGAGCAATCAGGCGTGGCTCGCCAGTGCGCTGGCCCGTCAGGGTTACATCGTCGCGGCGGTCAATCACCCTGGCACCACGACTCATGATCGCAGCCCGAAAGCCGCTGCACAGTTGTGGCAACGACCAGTCGACATCAGCCGCGTCATCGATGCGGTCACGGCTCAGCCGGAGCAATTTGGCGCAGTCTCGAAGGGAAGAATTGCAGTCGCCGGTCATTCGCTTGGCGGCTGGACCGCTCTGGAAATCGCCGGCACACGCTTCGACCCTGAGCGTTTTGCCGAGGACTGCGCAGTCCATCAAAAACTCGCCAGTTGCTCGGTCTACAAGACGATCAACGTCGCCGACACGCCGGAATCCAAGAGCCGGATCAGCGCAGACTTGAGCGACAAACGCGTCAGCGCCATCGTGTCACTGGACCTTGGCCTGTCACGCGGGATGACCGACGCCAGCCTCGCCGCACTGCCGGTTCCCGCACTGGTGATCGGCGCGGGCGTGCCGTCCGAAGACCTTCCCGCCCAACTGGAGTCGGCGAATCTCGCCAAACGGCTGCCTTCATCTACATCGCAGTATGTCGAGATCAGCGACGCCAGCCATTTCAGCTTCATGTCCCTGTGCAAGCCCGGCGCCGTCTCGCTGCTCGAGGAAGATTCGCCAGGTGACGGCATCATTTGCGCGGACGGCGGCGCCCGTTCGCGTGAGGTGATCCAGCAACAGGTGGTGGCGTTGATCGACGGGTTTCTGAGCCGGTCAGCGCAGAACTGA
- a CDS encoding aromatic alcohol reductase: MTETTQPSPQSILVLGAGELGLPVLRNLAQVVKRAPGSTVSVLLRASTISTQMPEKKAEIDELRSLGIQMVAADLVSDSIDQLAEVFARFDTVIGCAGMVAGRETPMKLATAALKAGVKRYFPWQFGVDFEVIGRGSPQDLFDAQLDVRELLRAQDKTEWVIISTGMFTSFLFEPVFEVVNFENDTVNALGSLDNSVTLTTPQDIGRLTAEIVFFEPRFRNQIVYLSGDTVTYGQVASILERVLERPFKRNVWTVEHLIQELEKDPTHHIKKYRAVFAQGRGVAWPKAGTFNEQQSIQVTNAEQWVRENLVSR, encoded by the coding sequence ATGACCGAAACAACACAGCCTTCCCCCCAATCGATTCTCGTACTCGGTGCCGGCGAACTCGGCCTGCCGGTTTTGCGCAATCTCGCACAGGTCGTAAAACGCGCACCCGGATCCACAGTCAGTGTCTTGCTCAGGGCCTCGACCATCAGCACCCAGATGCCGGAGAAAAAGGCAGAAATCGATGAGCTGCGGAGTCTGGGGATCCAAATGGTCGCCGCCGACCTGGTGAGTGATTCGATCGATCAGCTGGCTGAAGTCTTCGCCCGATTCGATACCGTCATCGGCTGCGCAGGCATGGTGGCGGGTCGGGAAACGCCGATGAAGCTTGCCACCGCAGCGCTCAAGGCCGGTGTGAAGCGCTACTTTCCCTGGCAGTTTGGCGTGGATTTCGAGGTCATCGGGCGAGGCAGTCCTCAGGATTTGTTTGATGCTCAACTCGATGTGCGCGAATTGCTCCGCGCCCAGGATAAAACCGAGTGGGTCATCATCTCGACGGGCATGTTCACCAGCTTCCTGTTCGAGCCGGTGTTTGAGGTGGTGAACTTCGAAAACGACACAGTCAACGCCCTCGGCAGTCTCGACAACAGCGTGACGCTCACCACACCGCAAGACATCGGCAGGTTGACCGCCGAAATCGTCTTCTTCGAGCCGCGCTTTCGCAATCAGATCGTCTACCTTTCCGGCGACACCGTGACCTACGGACAAGTGGCGAGCATCCTTGAACGGGTGCTTGAACGTCCGTTCAAACGCAACGTCTGGACTGTTGAGCACCTGATCCAGGAACTTGAAAAAGATCCCACCCACCACATCAAAAAGTATCGCGCCGTGTTCGCACAAGGCAGAGGCGTGGCTTGGCCGAAAGCTGGCACGTTCAACGAACAGCAATCCATTCAAGTCACCAACGCGGAGCAATGGGTTCGAGAAAACCTCGTGAGCCGCTGA
- a CDS encoding phytanoyl-CoA dioxygenase family protein: MADRAQLHRNGYVLLRQAIPSTWLDTLRAVFDAGVKPSGEWPVPRGIDWRHSQLDTDPTVQAVCRLPPLLAVVGELIGERFFLSQVEGREPLINGGHQQLHRDLSAQRPGDTVNALVYLDDYGPENGATRIVPGSHRPALSEPPFDFTDESRSVQLTGSAGDILIFDADLIHAGSLNFSGARRRTLLITCFSESLYATHLETVNLRNIQMDTTERFDPEEFAFGIMKSFI, from the coding sequence GTGGCTGATCGCGCGCAACTCCACCGAAACGGCTACGTGCTGCTGCGTCAGGCGATCCCGTCGACATGGCTGGACACTCTGCGTGCAGTCTTCGATGCAGGCGTGAAACCTTCCGGTGAATGGCCCGTGCCCCGTGGCATCGACTGGCGCCATTCGCAGCTGGACACTGATCCGACCGTTCAAGCCGTGTGCCGCTTGCCACCATTGCTGGCGGTGGTGGGCGAGTTGATCGGCGAGCGCTTCTTCCTCTCTCAGGTCGAGGGCCGGGAACCGCTCATCAATGGCGGCCACCAGCAGTTGCACCGCGACTTGTCGGCGCAACGTCCCGGCGACACCGTCAACGCGCTGGTGTACCTCGACGATTACGGCCCGGAAAACGGTGCAACCCGCATTGTCCCCGGCAGCCATCGCCCTGCTCTGAGCGAGCCCCCGTTCGATTTCACTGACGAGTCCCGATCCGTGCAACTGACGGGCAGCGCGGGCGACATCCTGATCTTCGATGCCGACCTGATCCACGCCGGCAGCCTGAATTTCAGCGGCGCACGCCGTCGCACTCTGTTGATTACCTGTTTTTCCGAATCGCTCTACGCCACACACCTGGAAACGGTGAACCTCAGAAACATACAAATGGACACGACTGAGCGGTTCGATCCGGAGGAATTTGCGTTCGGGATCATGAAATCATTCATTTGA
- a CDS encoding HIT family protein, with amino-acid sequence MEIAPHFILHETEHWIVNHHLASALPGYLMLGTKIQTNSLAELSTEALAELGGLIARTQQIIEHHLKPKRLYIGRFGHEPGLPLHFHFIPVYDWVEDLFWKDSRYRLLESFAYAENPLPSTDGAELTLFVWREFGENPTPPAIQGCSVEEVIEELRSAFK; translated from the coding sequence ATGGAAATTGCCCCGCACTTCATTCTTCATGAAACCGAGCACTGGATCGTCAACCACCATCTGGCCAGTGCACTTCCCGGCTATTTGATGCTGGGGACCAAAATCCAGACCAACTCACTGGCCGAGCTGTCGACCGAGGCATTGGCGGAGCTTGGAGGGCTGATCGCAAGAACTCAGCAGATCATCGAGCATCATCTGAAGCCCAAGCGTCTTTATATCGGCCGCTTCGGTCATGAACCCGGTCTGCCCCTCCACTTCCATTTCATACCGGTCTATGACTGGGTCGAAGACTTGTTCTGGAAAGACTCCCGCTATCGCCTGCTCGAATCTTTTGCCTACGCCGAGAATCCCTTGCCATCGACCGATGGCGCAGAACTGACGCTGTTCGTTTGGCGGGAATTTGGTGAGAACCCCACTCCGCCGGCGATTCAGGGGTGCTCTGTTGAGGAGGTGATTGAAGAACTGCGCAGTGCTTTCAAGTGA
- a CDS encoding bleomycin resistance protein produces the protein MFERNKLVPELMVTDLQASLVFWVSCLGFNIAYQRPEDGFAYLDLNGAQVMLEQVDPDAGQWLTAELSRPFGRGVNLQIDVEAVAPIIERLGAAQVSLYKTCKDTWYRADDVEVGQREFLVQDPDGYLVRLVERLGERPVCPI, from the coding sequence ATGTTTGAACGGAACAAACTGGTTCCAGAATTGATGGTCACGGATCTGCAGGCCAGCCTCGTTTTCTGGGTCTCCTGCCTGGGCTTCAACATCGCCTATCAACGCCCGGAAGACGGCTTCGCCTACCTCGACCTGAATGGCGCTCAAGTCATGCTCGAGCAGGTTGATCCGGATGCAGGCCAGTGGCTGACGGCGGAACTGAGCAGGCCGTTCGGAAGAGGCGTCAATCTGCAGATTGACGTTGAGGCGGTTGCTCCCATCATCGAAAGACTCGGCGCCGCCCAGGTCTCGCTCTATAAAACCTGCAAAGACACCTGGTATCGCGCTGACGATGTCGAAGTCGGCCAGCGTGAATTTCTCGTTCAGGATCCTGACGGTTATCTCGTAAGACTGGTAGAACGTCTGGGCGAACGTCCTGTTTGCCCGATTTGA
- a CDS encoding gamma-glutamylcyclotransferase family protein — MERLFVYGTLGPGRPNEHVMLNIGGTWQAASLKGRLSQAGWGAAMGFPGLVIAEDGDVIEGYVFASENFHLHWAALDEFEGAEYQRVLTKVTLDDGTVVEAFVYALR, encoded by the coding sequence GTGGAACGTCTCTTCGTTTATGGAACTCTGGGCCCTGGCCGCCCGAATGAGCATGTGATGTTGAACATCGGCGGCACGTGGCAGGCCGCTTCGCTGAAGGGGCGCCTGTCGCAGGCCGGATGGGGCGCGGCGATGGGCTTTCCCGGGCTGGTGATTGCCGAAGATGGCGATGTGATCGAAGGCTACGTTTTCGCCTCCGAGAATTTCCACCTGCACTGGGCGGCGCTGGATGAGTTTGAAGGGGCTGAGTATCAGCGGGTTTTGACCAAGGTGACGCTGGATGACGGCACCGTCGTTGAGGCTTTTGTCTACGCTCTGCGGTAG
- a CDS encoding ABC transporter substrate-binding protein, with protein MRRLVFWGALLCALPVWADSYRNCGETWNAPVAPPSRIVALNQHAADLVLALGAGSALAGVAYLDDTGASQSEYFGVPVIAPRYPSSEVLYAQKPDLVIGGFTSAFGIGVTSRSGLRRNGVASYLLESACNGHSLDYFEHIRNDLSTLGALLHKQPRARELNGALDADLNRARALAGSGKPLSVFYLDSEVNGLDSEGRRGFVTPLLAAAGARNLFADINQYRVTVSRETLLASDPDVILLADAQWSPASRKRQLLRQDPVLSTLRAVRENRMIDIPFTHLLPTVDSGRVALGLAQQFRALREAESNH; from the coding sequence ATGAGAAGGCTTGTTTTTTGGGGCGCCCTGCTCTGCGCGCTGCCCGTTTGGGCCGACAGTTACCGCAACTGTGGCGAGACCTGGAACGCGCCGGTCGCACCACCTTCGCGGATCGTCGCCCTCAATCAGCACGCCGCCGATCTGGTGCTGGCGCTGGGTGCAGGCTCGGCGCTGGCGGGCGTCGCCTATCTGGACGATACCGGTGCGTCGCAGTCCGAGTACTTCGGCGTACCGGTGATTGCGCCGCGCTATCCATCGAGCGAAGTGCTGTACGCGCAGAAACCGGATCTGGTAATCGGCGGGTTCACCTCGGCCTTCGGAATCGGCGTGACATCACGCAGCGGACTGCGGCGCAACGGCGTGGCGTCCTATCTGCTGGAGTCGGCGTGTAACGGGCATTCGCTGGACTACTTCGAACACATCCGCAACGACCTCTCGACCCTCGGCGCGCTGCTGCACAAACAACCGCGAGCGCGGGAGCTGAATGGAGCGCTGGACGCCGATCTGAACCGCGCCCGGGCACTGGCCGGCTCGGGTAAACCGCTCTCGGTGTTCTATCTGGACAGTGAGGTCAACGGCCTCGACAGCGAGGGTCGCCGGGGTTTCGTCACCCCGCTGCTGGCCGCTGCCGGCGCGCGAAATCTGTTCGCCGACATCAACCAGTATCGGGTAACCGTGAGCCGCGAAACCCTGCTCGCCAGTGATCCGGACGTGATCCTGCTGGCCGACGCGCAATGGTCGCCGGCCAGTCGCAAGCGTCAGTTGCTGAGACAGGATCCAGTGTTATCGACCCTGCGGGCAGTGCGCGAGAACCGGATGATCGACATTCCCTTCACCCACCTGCTGCCCACGGTGGACAGCGGCCGCGTGGCGCTGGGATTGGCGCAGCAGTTCAGAGCCCTTCGGGAGGCCGAGTCCAATCATTGA
- a CDS encoding LysR family transcriptional regulator: MSRANLNDLQAFVVIAREGSFTRAAAQLGVSQSALSHTMRTLETRLGVRLLTRTTRSVSPTEAGQRLYQSMAPRFDEIELELAAVSEFRDTPAGNVRISASEHAANNILWPKLSKVLPDYPDIKVEIIVDYALTDIVAQRFDAGVRLGEQVAKDMIAVPIGPSLRIAVVGSPQYFKNRSIPMTPGDLATHNCINLRLPTHGSLMQWDFEKDGRELKARVEGQWTFNSSVPILRAAVAGCGLGFLPEDMVAGALDEGSLVRVLEDWCQPFAGYHLYYPNRREHSSAFGVVVDALLYKR; the protein is encoded by the coding sequence ATGTCCCGCGCCAACCTCAACGACCTGCAAGCCTTCGTGGTCATCGCTCGCGAAGGCAGCTTCACCCGCGCGGCCGCACAACTGGGCGTCTCGCAGTCGGCGCTGAGCCACACCATGCGCACCCTGGAAACGCGGCTGGGCGTGCGCCTGCTGACGCGAACCACCCGCAGCGTTTCGCCGACCGAAGCAGGTCAACGTCTGTATCAATCGATGGCGCCACGCTTCGATGAGATCGAACTGGAACTGGCCGCGGTCAGCGAGTTTCGCGACACCCCGGCCGGCAATGTGCGGATCTCGGCGTCCGAACATGCGGCGAACAATATTCTCTGGCCCAAGCTGTCGAAGGTGTTGCCTGACTACCCCGACATCAAGGTCGAGATCATCGTCGACTACGCCCTCACCGACATCGTTGCGCAACGCTTTGACGCCGGTGTTCGCCTGGGTGAACAAGTGGCCAAGGACATGATCGCCGTGCCCATCGGCCCGTCGTTGCGCATCGCCGTCGTGGGCTCACCCCAATACTTCAAAAACCGCTCAATTCCCATGACCCCGGGCGATCTGGCCACGCACAACTGCATCAACCTGCGCCTGCCCACCCACGGCAGCCTGATGCAATGGGACTTTGAAAAGGACGGCCGCGAACTGAAGGCCCGGGTCGAGGGGCAATGGACATTCAACAGCAGCGTGCCGATCCTGCGCGCGGCGGTGGCCGGATGCGGTTTGGGATTTCTGCCGGAAGATATGGTTGCCGGGGCGTTGGATGAGGGCAGTCTGGTGCGGGTGCTTGAGGATTGGTGCCAGCCGTTTGCGGGCTACCACCTTTACTATCCGAATCGCCGGGAGCATTCGTCGGCGTTTGGGGTTGTGGTGGATGCGCTGCTCTATAAGCGCTGA
- a CDS encoding (2Fe-2S) ferredoxin domain-containing protein, with protein sequence MADIITTDGVDSHPDWSHVPEHARHVFLCTGPRCTQRGALQLWKTLRRHLLAHDRIETPGGVLLTRTHCQFPCNLGPIVTVYPEACWYGVRSHADAQRLVEGHLVGGEVVEDLLIRARS encoded by the coding sequence ATGGCGGACATCATCACCACCGACGGCGTCGATTCGCACCCGGACTGGTCGCACGTGCCCGAGCATGCGCGCCACGTGTTCCTCTGCACCGGCCCGCGCTGCACCCAGCGCGGCGCCTTGCAGTTATGGAAAACCCTGCGCCGGCATTTGCTGGCGCATGACCGCATAGAAACGCCGGGCGGCGTGCTGCTGACCCGCACCCATTGTCAGTTCCCGTGCAACCTGGGGCCGATTGTGACGGTTTACCCGGAAGCCTGCTGGTACGGCGTGCGCAGTCACGCGGATGCACAACGGCTGGTCGAGGGGCATCTGGTGGGCGGTGAAGTGGTCGAGGATTTGCTGATCAGGGCGCGCTCATGA
- a CDS encoding FAD-dependent monooxygenase, with protein sequence MKPQKILVTGASIAGPALAYWLSRQGMDVTVVERAPAFRDGGQTIDVRGAGREVVRRMGLEDLIRANTTHEQGIAFVDRDNQTKAFIGVDAFDGDGPIAELEILRGELAKLLIQHSEDRVTYRFGDSIESIEDDGEQVHVRFEQGGEQVYDLVIVAEGMGSTTRNQVFGDEVKRRPLDLYTAYFTVPRQPSDGQVMRWYNIPGGRCVCLRPDNLGTTRAFLSFQQAPSGYEKLAQDEQKSLLKKLFADAGWETPRVLAALDDTTDLYLEAVGQVKMPRWSKGRIALLGDAAYCASPISGMGTSLGLCGAYVLAGELGRYADHRQAFAAYETLMRPFVAQAQSVPKFAPRLASPHSRLGIALGHAVLRMATAPGLKTLFGKILSPKADAIVLPDYDDLPRA encoded by the coding sequence ATGAAACCACAGAAAATACTCGTCACCGGTGCAAGCATCGCCGGCCCCGCGCTGGCGTATTGGCTGTCGCGTCAGGGCATGGACGTCACGGTGGTCGAGCGGGCGCCGGCGTTTCGCGATGGCGGGCAAACCATCGATGTGCGCGGCGCCGGGCGTGAAGTGGTGCGGCGGATGGGGCTGGAAGATCTGATTCGGGCGAACACGACGCACGAGCAGGGCATTGCTTTTGTTGACCGGGACAATCAGACCAAAGCGTTTATCGGCGTCGATGCGTTTGACGGTGACGGGCCAATTGCCGAACTGGAAATCCTGCGTGGTGAGCTCGCCAAGCTGTTGATCCAGCACAGCGAGGACCGGGTCACGTACCGGTTCGGTGACAGCATCGAAAGCATCGAGGACGATGGCGAGCAGGTTCACGTGCGTTTCGAGCAGGGCGGGGAGCAGGTTTACGATCTGGTGATCGTGGCCGAAGGGATGGGTTCGACGACCCGCAATCAGGTGTTCGGCGATGAAGTGAAGCGTCGCCCGCTCGATCTCTACACGGCTTATTTCACCGTGCCTCGACAGCCGAGCGACGGCCAGGTGATGCGCTGGTACAACATTCCGGGTGGTCGTTGCGTCTGTCTGCGGCCTGACAATCTGGGCACCACGCGCGCCTTTTTGTCTTTTCAGCAAGCACCGAGCGGATACGAAAAGCTCGCGCAGGACGAACAGAAATCCTTGCTCAAAAAACTGTTTGCCGATGCCGGTTGGGAAACGCCTCGCGTACTCGCTGCGCTGGATGACACCACCGATCTGTATCTGGAGGCGGTGGGCCAGGTCAAAATGCCCCGATGGTCCAAGGGGCGCATCGCGCTGCTCGGGGACGCGGCCTATTGTGCGTCGCCCATCAGTGGCATGGGCACCAGCCTTGGGCTGTGCGGCGCCTACGTGCTGGCCGGAGAACTCGGACGTTACGCCGATCACCGTCAGGCATTCGCTGCATACGAAACACTGATGCGTCCATTCGTGGCCCAGGCGCAAAGCGTGCCGAAATTCGCCCCGAGACTGGCCTCGCCGCATTCGCGTCTGGGCATCGCACTCGGTCATGCCGTGCTGCGGATGGCTACCGCGCCGGGGCTCAAGACGCTGTTTGGCAAAATCCTTTCGCCGAAAGCCGATGCTATCGTCCTGCCTGACTACGACGATTTACCGCGGGCATAA
- a CDS encoding MarR family winged helix-turn-helix transcriptional regulator — MSLPTSPPNPAEDPRTLQIASDAVGQQLQQIAILTRAAAGQLGVVLGINQTDVAALEHLITDGPLPPTELASRLSVTTAGITQVIDRLERAGHVVRERQLNDKRRVLVCPVPESVAQAYRHIAPMLNGLSAVLGALDERDRAVIETFLGQVIEVYRNTLPGSTTATSETQDAK; from the coding sequence ATGTCATTACCCACATCACCGCCCAATCCTGCCGAAGATCCACGCACCCTACAAATCGCCAGCGATGCCGTTGGCCAGCAGTTGCAACAGATCGCCATCCTGACCCGTGCTGCGGCCGGCCAGTTGGGCGTGGTGCTGGGCATCAATCAGACCGACGTGGCGGCGCTGGAGCATCTGATTACCGACGGTCCGTTGCCGCCGACCGAGCTTGCTTCGCGTCTGTCCGTGACCACGGCGGGCATCACCCAGGTCATCGACCGGCTGGAGCGTGCCGGGCACGTGGTGCGCGAGCGACAGCTCAACGACAAGCGCCGGGTACTGGTGTGCCCGGTGCCGGAGTCGGTGGCACAGGCCTATCGGCATATCGCGCCGATGCTCAATGGGTTGAGCGCGGTGCTGGGTGCGCTGGACGAGCGGGATCGTGCAGTCATCGAGACCTTTCTCGGGCAAGTGATCGAGGTCTACCGCAACACGTTGCCGGGCAGCACGACCGCCACTTCTGAAACGCAGGACGCAAAATGA
- a CDS encoding bifunctional helix-turn-helix transcriptional regulator/GNAT family N-acetyltransferase produces MSTISDRADIVRQFNRFYTHQIGVLQEHLLQSDYSLTELRILYELASGGDLTSADLRQMLSLDAGYMSRIISGFDKKGLIQKVPSATDARASQLHITDLGREILAPLEQASRQEVITLLERLAEPQQLQLIASMKQIQTLLEGGQPTTYLLRDPQPGDMGLVVHQQTAIYSREYGWNSEFEALVAEIVAKYLREFDPTGERCWIAEKDGKVVGSVFVIRHDQTTAKLRMLYVDASARGLGIGNRLVEECLRFARDVGYKKMILWTTSNLVDARRLYQRAGFELVEEEPIHSFGKELVSQTWAIEL; encoded by the coding sequence ATGTCCACAATCTCCGACCGCGCCGACATCGTCCGGCAATTCAACCGTTTCTACACTCACCAGATCGGTGTGCTGCAGGAGCATCTGCTGCAAAGCGACTACTCGCTGACCGAATTGCGCATCCTCTACGAACTTGCCTCGGGCGGTGATCTGACCAGCGCTGACCTGCGGCAGATGCTCAGCCTGGACGCGGGTTACATGAGCCGGATCATCAGCGGTTTCGACAAAAAAGGCCTGATCCAGAAAGTCCCCTCCGCGACCGACGCACGCGCCAGTCAACTGCACATCACCGACCTCGGCCGCGAGATTCTCGCGCCGCTGGAGCAAGCCTCGCGGCAAGAAGTCATCACCCTGCTCGAACGCCTCGCCGAACCGCAGCAACTGCAACTGATCGCCTCGATGAAGCAAATCCAGACGCTGCTCGAAGGTGGCCAACCGACGACCTACCTGCTGCGCGATCCGCAGCCCGGCGATATGGGCCTGGTGGTGCATCAGCAGACTGCAATCTACAGCCGTGAGTACGGCTGGAATTCAGAATTCGAAGCGTTGGTGGCCGAGATTGTCGCCAAGTACCTGCGCGAATTCGACCCTACCGGCGAGCGCTGCTGGATCGCGGAAAAGGACGGCAAGGTGGTGGGTTCGGTGTTCGTCATCCGCCACGACCAAACCACCGCGAAACTGCGCATGCTCTACGTCGATGCCAGCGCGCGGGGCCTGGGAATCGGCAATCGGTTGGTCGAGGAATGCCTGCGGTTTGCCCGTGATGTCGGCTACAAAAAGATGATTCTGTGGACCACCAGCAATCTGGTGGATGCCCGCCGGTTGTATCAGCGGGCGGGGTTCGAGTTGGTCGAGGAAGAGCCGATTCACAGCTTCGGCAAGGAGCTGGTGAGTCAAACCTGGGCGATCGAGTTGTGA
- a CDS encoding aldo/keto reductase, protein MHKRTLGNSSLTVSALGFGCMGLSHGYGPATDTQQAISLIRSAVDQGVTFFDTAEVYGPYLNEQVVGEALAPVRDQVVIATKFGFTFGDDNKQQILNSRPEHIRIAVEGSLRRLKTDYIDLLYQHRVDPDVPIEDVAGVVKDLIGEGKVKHFGLSEAGAQTIRRAHAVQPVTALQSEYSLWWREPELEILPTLWELGIGFVPFSPLGKGFLTGTVSADTTYGSDDFRSIVPRFSQSALQANQGLVVLIRQIAAQKQATPAQIALAWLLAQAPWIVPIPGTTKLHRLEENLGGADITLDASELKAIDTALAQIHIEGERYPEALKARVGR, encoded by the coding sequence ATGCATAAGCGAACACTCGGCAACAGCTCACTCACCGTATCGGCCCTTGGCTTTGGCTGCATGGGTCTGAGCCATGGCTACGGCCCCGCCACTGATACTCAACAAGCCATTTCCCTGATCCGCTCAGCGGTTGATCAAGGCGTGACGTTCTTCGATACCGCCGAGGTCTACGGGCCCTATCTGAATGAGCAAGTGGTGGGCGAAGCGCTGGCGCCGGTCCGCGATCAAGTGGTCATCGCCACCAAGTTCGGCTTTACCTTCGGCGACGACAATAAACAGCAGATCCTCAACAGCCGCCCCGAGCACATCCGGATCGCCGTCGAGGGTTCATTGCGCCGGCTGAAGACCGATTACATCGATTTGCTCTACCAGCACCGGGTCGATCCGGACGTGCCGATCGAGGACGTGGCCGGTGTGGTGAAAGATCTGATTGGCGAAGGCAAGGTCAAACATTTCGGCCTGTCGGAGGCCGGCGCGCAGACCATCCGGCGCGCCCATGCCGTGCAACCGGTCACGGCGCTGCAAAGCGAATATTCGTTGTGGTGGCGCGAGCCCGAGCTGGAAATTCTGCCAACGCTGTGGGAGCTGGGCATCGGCTTCGTGCCCTTCAGTCCGCTGGGCAAGGGTTTCCTCACCGGCACGGTGTCTGCCGATACCACTTATGGCAGTGACGACTTTCGCAGCATCGTCCCGCGCTTCAGCCAGTCGGCGTTGCAGGCCAATCAGGGGCTGGTGGTGTTGATCCGGCAGATCGCCGCGCAGAAACAAGCGACACCGGCGCAGATCGCACTGGCCTGGCTGCTCGCACAGGCGCCGTGGATTGTGCCGATTCCCGGCACAACCAAACTGCATCGTCTGGAAGAAAACCTCGGTGGCGCTGACATCACACTCGACGCCAGTGAACTCAAGGCGATTGATACGGCACTGGCGCAGATCCATATCGAAGGCGAACGCTATCCCGAAGCGCTCAAGGCGAGGGTCGGCCGATGA
- a CDS encoding winged helix-turn-helix transcriptional regulator — protein sequence MTDHETLGQAERICQTLRDDDDGVRREVLTHAGSRWSLGILHALGVYGTMRHAEIKRQMRGVTQRMLTKTLRSLERDGLLIRREFGEIPPRVEYELTPLGMGLLVRMSPVWTWVVENVDDIRKARRAFDSQVDQKPSWQVPTPMAVDSEVP from the coding sequence ATGACCGACCACGAGACTCTTGGCCAGGCAGAGAGGATCTGCCAGACGCTCAGAGACGATGATGATGGAGTGCGGCGAGAAGTCCTCACGCATGCCGGCAGTCGCTGGTCGTTGGGCATCCTGCACGCCTTGGGTGTGTACGGCACGATGCGCCATGCTGAGATCAAGCGACAGATGAGGGGCGTGACTCAGCGCATGTTGACCAAGACGCTGCGCTCACTGGAGCGTGATGGTCTTCTGATTCGGCGGGAGTTCGGTGAAATTCCGCCGCGTGTCGAATACGAGCTGACGCCACTGGGCATGGGGCTTTTGGTCCGTATGTCGCCTGTGTGGACGTGGGTGGTCGAAAACGTCGACGACATTCGCAAGGCACGTCGTGCTTTCGACAGTCAGGTTGACCAAAAACCTTCGTGGCAAGTCCCCACGCCCATGGCAGTGGATTCAGAGGTGCCTTAG